The genomic region TCAGCTACCGCTGCGTCTTCGACTCTGGGACGGCCATGAATTCAACCTGGGCCCGGATCCCAGCGTCACCATTGTGGTCAAGGACCCCATGATGGTTTCAAAGCTTAGCCATCCGACGCTCGATTCATTGGGCGAAGCCTTCGTCGAGGGCAAACTGGAGCTGGAAGGCTCCATTTCCGAAGTGATCAGGGTCGTTGACGAGCTGAGTCATGCCTTGGTTGATGACGACGAGGACACCCGTCCGGTGCGCTCGATCCACGACAAGGCCACCGACGCAGCGGCTATTTCCTACCATTACGACCTGTCCAACGAGTTCTACCAGCTGTGGCTGGACCGTGACATGGCCTATTCCTGCGGGTATTTCGAGACCGGCAGTGAATCCCTCGATCAAGCCCAACAAGACAAATTCCGCCACCTGTGCCGCAAACTGCGGCTGCAGCCGGGGGAGTATCTGCTCGATGTGGGCTGCGGTTGGGGCGGGCTGGCACGCTATGCCGCGCGGGAATTCGGGGTCAAGGTGTTTGGTATCACCCTGAGCAAGGAACAGCTGGAGCTGGCCCAGGAAAGGGTGAAAGCCGAAGGCCTGGAAGACCAGGTAGAGCTGACGCTGCTGGACTACCGCGACTTGCCCCAGGATGGCCGGTTCGACAAGGTGGTGAGCGTGGGGATGTTTGAACACGTCGGTCACGCCAACCTGGCGGAGTACTGCAAGATTCTCTATGGCGCGGTGCGTGAGGGCGGCCTGGTGATGAACCACGGCATTACCGCCAAGCACACGGATGGCCGGCCTGTGGGCCGTGGCGCCGGGGACTTTATCGAGCGCTATGTGTTTCCCAATGGCGAGCTGCCGCACCTGGCGATGATGACCGCCGAGATCAGCGAAGTCGGGCTGGAAGTGGTCGACGTCGAAAGCCTGCGCCTGCATTACGCGCGCACGCTGGACCATTGGAGCGAGCGCCTGGAAGATAACCTGGAGGCGGCGGGCAAGATGGTGCCGGAGCAGGCCTTGCGCATCTGGCGCCTGTACCTGGCCGGCTGCGCGTATGCGTTTGCCAGGGGCTGGATCAACCTGCACCAGATCCTGGCGGTGAAACCCCATGCCGATGGTAGCCATGAGCTGCCGTGGACGCGGGATGACCTTTACCAGTAGGCAATGGTACCGGTGATCTAAATGTGGGAGCGGGCTTGCTCGCGAGGGCGTTGTATCAGAAACACATTCAGTGACTGACACTCCGCTTTCGCGAGCAAGCCCGCTCCCACACTTGGTTCGGTGCAAGCCTTACAAAATTGGGGAAATAAGCCGCGCGACCCGCATGCCCAGTTGTTGCAGGCGGTGGGTCTGGCGGTTTTCTTCCTGGCTGATTTCATGGGCCAGGGCGAAGTCTTCCAGCAGCATTTGCTCTACCTGGCTGGCGAAGGTCTCATCCACGGTCAGCAACATC from Pseudomonas yamanorum harbors:
- the cfaB gene encoding C17 cyclopropane fatty acid synthase CfaB, translated to MLAQLPPALQNLQLPLRLRLWDGHEFNLGPDPSVTIVVKDPMMVSKLSHPTLDSLGEAFVEGKLELEGSISEVIRVVDELSHALVDDDEDTRPVRSIHDKATDAAAISYHYDLSNEFYQLWLDRDMAYSCGYFETGSESLDQAQQDKFRHLCRKLRLQPGEYLLDVGCGWGGLARYAAREFGVKVFGITLSKEQLELAQERVKAEGLEDQVELTLLDYRDLPQDGRFDKVVSVGMFEHVGHANLAEYCKILYGAVREGGLVMNHGITAKHTDGRPVGRGAGDFIERYVFPNGELPHLAMMTAEISEVGLEVVDVESLRLHYARTLDHWSERLEDNLEAAGKMVPEQALRIWRLYLAGCAYAFARGWINLHQILAVKPHADGSHELPWTRDDLYQ